The region TTTCATTCCATCACCGTCCCCCCCGTCGATGGGCTCCCCGTCGGAACGGAGACGGCCTCCGACATTCCGATTCACATGACACATTTCCTCTCTATTGCTCTAGACCGTACACGTGATCAAGTTGAAAAGGTCATTCTTGAAACCAAACCTAAATTGGTTCTTTTTGATGTTGCTCACTGGATACCAGAGATAACAAGACCTCTTGGCATTAAGACTATAAATTACAATGTAGTTTCCGCTGCTTCGGTGGCGATAGCATTAGTTCCGGCGCGGAATGTCACGAAAGATCGACCGATTACGGAGGCGGAACTGTTAGAGCCACCCGTTGGTTATCCATCGGAGAATGTGGTTCTTCGTGGACACGAAGCTCGGTCATTGTTATTCGTGTCGTTTCCGTTTGGTGAAGGAATATCATTTTACGAAAGAATCTATACAGCTATGAAAGGAAGTGACTCAATAGCCATTAGAACCTGTCAAGAACTTGAAGGAAAGTTTTGTGATTATATCTCAACTCAATACGACAAACCAGTCTTTCTAACCGGGCCCATCTTGCCCGATCCATCAACGACACCGCTAGAAGAACGGTGGGCGAACTGGCTTAGCGGGTTCGAAAAAGGTTCAGTCATCTTTTGTGCATTTGGAAGCCAAATTAGACTTGACAAAAACCAGTTCCAAGGATTGGTGTTAGGGCTCGAGTCCACCGGCTTACCATTTTTGGCCGCGTTAAAAGCGCCCAACGGAGCAAAAACTATCGAAGAAGCACTGCCCGAAGGGTTCGAAGAGAGGGTTAAAGGGAGAGGAGTGGTCTCCAGTGGATGGGTGCAACAGTTGATGATTCTTGACCATCCATCAGTTGGCTGTTTTCTAAACCATTGTGGGTTCGGGTCAATGTGGGAGTCACTAATGAGTGATTGTCAAATAGTTTTGGTGCCACATTTGGGTGACCAAATCTTGAACACGAGGTTCATGGCTAGTGAATTGAAGGTGGCAGTGGAGGTTGCTAGAGATGAGAACGGTTGGTTTGCGAAGGAAACCCTAACCAAAGCTATTAAGTCTGTGATGGACAAAGATAGTGAATTGGGTTCTGTGGTGAAGGAGAATCATAAAAAGTGGAAGGAAATTTTGGGATGCAAGGATTACATGAGCGGTTATATTGATAAGTTTGTCAAGAATATGCATGATCTTGTGAATAAGTAATTCATTTATTAAGGTTAAATTAGTTGGTTCGTTTTAATTATCAAGTAACCTTGTAAGAGGAAAcctataataaaaagaaaatttctcACCATTTATGTTGATAGCTTTTGCTTTAAATTGTTTCTtctatttcttatttttaaataaaat is a window of Mercurialis annua linkage group LG2, ddMerAnnu1.2, whole genome shotgun sequence DNA encoding:
- the LOC126667116 gene encoding UDP-glycosyltransferase 79B6-like, with the translated sequence MAPLKSSNFHIVMFPWFAVGHMTPFLHLANRLAQRGCSISFLLPKKAKQQLQHFNLHPHLISFHSITVPPVDGLPVGTETASDIPIHMTHFLSIALDRTRDQVEKVILETKPKLVLFDVAHWIPEITRPLGIKTINYNVVSAASVAIALVPARNVTKDRPITEAELLEPPVGYPSENVVLRGHEARSLLFVSFPFGEGISFYERIYTAMKGSDSIAIRTCQELEGKFCDYISTQYDKPVFLTGPILPDPSTTPLEERWANWLSGFEKGSVIFCAFGSQIRLDKNQFQGLVLGLESTGLPFLAALKAPNGAKTIEEALPEGFEERVKGRGVVSSGWVQQLMILDHPSVGCFLNHCGFGSMWESLMSDCQIVLVPHLGDQILNTRFMASELKVAVEVARDENGWFAKETLTKAIKSVMDKDSELGSVVKENHKKWKEILGCKDYMSGYIDKFVKNMHDLVNK